In Numenius arquata chromosome 3, bNumArq3.hap1.1, whole genome shotgun sequence, one genomic interval encodes:
- the STRADB gene encoding STE20-related kinase adapter protein beta isoform X1, producing the protein MSCLDCSCILRTPVESIRPEELSQSSIHECLADSDLDWIPPSTGRNEIVFCSSNVSHYELQLEIGRRFNNLTSVYLARHTPTGMQVAVRITDLENCSEEHLKALQNEVVLSHFFQHPNVMTLWTVFTAGSWLWVISPFMAYGSARHLLNTYFPEGMSEALIGNILFGAIRGLNYMHQNGYIHRNIKASHILISGDGLVSLSGLNNLYSLVNNGQKSKVVYDFPQFSTSVLPWLSPELLRQDLSGYNMKSDIYSVGITACELANGYVPFQDMPRTQMLLQKLKGPTYCPWDINTFPRGESRMKNSRSGVDSGIGESMTRTMTSERLQIPFSKTFSPAFYNLVELCLQQDPEKRPSARSLLSHTFFKQIKEQTQNSLLSLLPPPIQNNRSEFLAVPSTAVGTELGHITANQDDTDWEF; encoded by the exons ATGTCTTGTTTG GACTGTTCCTGTATTCTACGTACACCAGTTGAATCAATCAGACCAGAAGAGCTATCTCAGAGCAGCATCCATGAATGCCTG GCTGATTCTGATCTAGACTGGATTCCCCCATCTACAGGAAGGAATGAAATTGTATTTTGCTCTTCTAATGTCTCTCACTATGAACTCCAGCTGGAAATAG GACGGAGGTTCAACAACTTAACTTCAGTCTACCTTGCACGGCACACGCCTACAGGCATGCAAGTTGCTGTAAGGATCACAGACCTAGAAAATTGCTCTGAGGAGCACTTGAAAGCCTTACAG AATGAGGTGGTTTTATCCCACTTTTTCCAGCATCCCAATGTAATGACGCTTTGGACAGTGTTTACAGCTGGTAGTTGGCTTTGGGTCATCTCCCCATTCATGGCCTATG gTTCAGCTAGACACCTGCTGAATACTTACTTTCCTGAAGGAATGAGTGAAGCTTTGATAGGGAACATTCTATTTGGTGCAATCAGAGGATTAAATTACATGCACCAGAACGGCTACATTCACAG GAATATTAAAGCTAGCCACATTCTGATTTCAGGGGATGGGCTGGTTTCTCTCTCTGGCTTAAACAACCTCTACAGTTTAGTTAACAATGGACAAAAGTCAAAGGTGGTATATGATTTCCCCCAGTTTAGTACATCTGTGCTTCCTTGGCTGAGTCCTGAACTACTGAGACAG GATTTGTCTGGGTATAACATGAAGTCTGACATTTATAGTGTTGGAATTACAGCGTGTGAATTAGCCAATGGATATGTTCCTTTTCAAGATATGCCTCGCACTCAG atgctgctgcagaagctgaaaGGTCCGACATATTGTCCTTGGGATATAAATACCTTCCCCCGTGGGGAATCCAGGATGAAGAATTCCCGATCAGGTGTTGATTCTGGAATCGGTGAGAGCATGACACGCACAATGACCAGTGAAAGACTACAAATTcccttttccaaaacattttcacCTGCTTTCTACAACTTGGTAGAACTTTGCTTGCAACAGGACCCTGAGAAAAG GCCATCAGCAAGGAGTTTGCTTTCGCATACATTCTTCAAACAG atAAAAGAACAAACACAGAACTCACTACTGTCTCTATTACCACCTCCTATTCAAAATAACAGATCAGAGTTCTTGGCAGTGCCCTCAACAGCAGTTGGGACTGAACTTGGACATATTACTGCAAATCAAGATGATACAGACTGGGAATTCTAA